A region of the Sphaerodactylus townsendi isolate TG3544 linkage group LG15, MPM_Stown_v2.3, whole genome shotgun sequence genome:
tttctctcctgcaggagactcaaaggggctgacaatctccttgcccttcccccctcacaacaaacaccctgtgaggtgggtggggctgagagagccccgagaagctgtgactagcccaaggtcacccagctgacgtgtgtgggagtgcacaggctaatctgaattccccagataagcctccacagctcaggcggcagagctgggaatcaaacccggttcctccagattagatacatgagctcttaacctcctacgccactgctgctctccctccagctctcTTGTAGCTCCCTTGCAGGGTCTGGTTAACGTCTGGCCACTTCAGCCCGCAGAGATTTCTGCCCAGGGATGCGgttcgaggaggaggaggccacccACCCGTTTCTATGAAGTTTGCTTCTTCCCTGTAGAGAGATCATTGGAGGTGCTGGGCAGAGGTGGAGGTGCTAGAAAGGTGCTAGAAGGTGCTAGAGGAGgtgctagaaattccattaggtccaaacatcatcaagccctgctgtttcctatgtggctggttagcgaaggcagaaaacgggataattctccctgttgggctgttttaaaaacatgttttagaaatatggtaaagttccttgttcaaggaaagtctcctccttttgatttctagaaacaaaatcaagtatttgaaagtatgaagtatttgacaggcagccaattagaggagaagtagttgtttctgttggcagtagacgataggacttgctagaatgagtttaaattacggacagaaagataccagctggaaattaggaacttttttttacagtaagagttttttacagtaacagagaaattattaatgccccgcccccggaatgcccagttacgttcccgtcgtgccccgcccagcccagccccattggcgctatgccactgtttgaatcccaccatcatgggaacctgttactaaaaattttggatcccaccactggtgctgggGCTTAAAAGGATTTGTTCTCTTGCCCACCTTTTTCAAACCTGTGCTGGAATGGGACTTTGTGCCCCCTCAGCAGCCCTGCGTCCCCCTGAGagcgcgagggggggggggcttggctgCATTTGTCacctctgctccccccacccccttcccaggtACGCAGCCTCCCGGCCTTCTTTCCTCTTTGAAGAAGCTCTTGCGGCAGTAGGTGATTCACCTGCCCTGGCCCTGGACTCCATCTTTGCTGTCTCTTTCCTCCTGCAGAGAACCAGTTCTGTGGGGGTAAACTGGAAAAGCCCCAGGGCACCCTGAAGACCCCCAACTGGCCGGAGAGTGACTACCCCCCTGGAATCAGTTGCTCCTGGCACATCATTGCCCCAATGGACAAGGTGAGGGGAGGGCTAGAACCACCCCCCCGTGACCCCTCTGCATGGCCCCCCCTTCTCGCCCCCCCATTCCTTGACAACTCACCCAACCCTCCTCCTCGTGcggctgccccacccccacccacggcACCCTcttcccaaaggcttctgggtggGCGCTTGACCGTGCCTCTTGCCATTGGCCAGGTGATTATGTTGACCTTCGGGAAGTTCGATGTGGAGCCGGACACCTACTGCCGCTACGACTACGTTGCGGTTTTCAACGGGGGTGACCGGGACGACTCACAGCGGATCGGCAAGTTCTGCGGAGACACTTCGCCCAGGTACGGGGGCCCCCGTCGAGATCGAACGCTCCTGGAGTTGGGCAGCCTGCCAGCTCTGGAAAGGCAGGTTCTGAAGCATCCCAATTTGGTCCGTGATTTGAAACAGATTGGAGAATGCGGATACCGATTTCCCCTCATGCGAACAAACCCATTCAGTCCTAgatgccctgccccccctccccctccttcacaAGGAAGAGTTGCGGTCTCAGACGGAGCTTTACAGGGGACACACAGCTCCAgctcacagcctggaaagcccaagACTCTGCAATGTTCCCAGCATGGGATTTCGCAGTTACTTCTCAACAGAGTTCCTGGGcatgcacccccctccccgggggcCACTAGGGATGTGAATGCCCAGCGCTCCAGAGAGAAGCCATGACCAgaggcataacgaggcaaactgtagccgccccctgggcaaaacctgagtttgatcccccccccccaccccataggcggccactccaccacgaccaaattttttttgcaccaggacattggtgccttcagggggggcattttagacatatcagcaccaaaatttcagcgtatcatcaggagactgtccttatgctaccccccaggtttggtgcagtttggttcagtggggccaaagttatggaccctcaaaactgtagcccccatctcctattagcttccattggaaacaatgggggatggggcaccccctttgggagtcataactttggactccctgaaccaaacctcaccaaacttggggggtagcataaggacagtctcctgatgatacgctgaaattttggtgccgctagcctaaaaacagcgccccctgcaggccaaaaatggaaaaccactaaaaatacccaaaaacgaaccctgcattttgatgccccccacaaggtggtgccctgggcagatgcccaccttgcccgatgggcattatgcccctggccATGACTGCCAGGCACCTTTGAGTGTGCCCAGAGGGGCTGCCCCCGGCTTCAGAGCCCAGAAACTCCCTCACCCCTTCTGTCTTTCCAGCCCAGTCTACTCGGATGGAAATGAACTGCTGGTCCAGTTTGTCTCGGACCTCAGCGTCACGGCCGACGGCTTCTCTGCTTCCTACCTGGTGAAGAGCCGCAGCGAGCTGATTGACAAAGCTGTCCCCAAGCCCCCCAGCCGCGTCTTCCCAGGCACCAAGCCGACCCAGGCGGGCACCAGGCCTGGCCCAGCCAAGCCCAAACCCACCAGCAAGCCAGCGGGGCGCCCCAAACAGCCGCCGGTCCAGAAACCAAAACCACCAAAACCTCGACCCAACGCTGCCGTGCCCACAGCAACCAGCCCCAGTAAGAGAGCCCTGTGGGAGGCTGGCCGAGTTGGCCTTTGCCCTGGAAGGGGTTGGAACAACAGAGGACAGGGGGGCATCGTGGGGTCCTGGCACAGGACAGAGCTCTGTCCCCCCAAGCAGCAAGCATTGGGGGCTGTGCAGGAAAGGAGTGGTTACGACCGCTTCTTTTTTCGCTGCCTGCAGGTGAGATCGTGTGCCCACAGCAGTGCCGACGGATGGGGACCCTCATGAGCAATTTCTGCCTCAGGGATTTTGGTGAGATGTTTGAGCGCGTGGCTGTTCAGCCACAgagggaggctggggggaggcTGGGGGCCCGCTTCAGAGGCTGGGCTTAGAATTGCAGGGCATGTGTGCATgtgagccccccaccccgcctgggTGGCCAACCCAGACCAAGGCTGCAGCTGTCAGAACCGCCGGCCGCAGCAGCCACACTCCCCTGGCCCCAGGCCTGTCATTCACGGCTGCCGCTTCTCTCGGCCTGCGCCAGTCATCACAGGGACAGTGAAAGCTGCCATCCGAGGGGCTGGGAGCCGCGTGACCGCCATCGTGCTGCCCATGAACACTTACAAGGCCGGCACCCTCAGCCTCCCACCGACAGGAAGTGATGCCGTCCTCCGCCTGGAAGTGCCCTGCAGGCAGTGCGCTGTCCTCAAGAAAGGTGAGAGCGCGTCAGCCCActggagggaggcagggaaggccgggccgggtgggtgggaaaggccGGACCGGGCAGGACAGAGAGCTGAGCTGGTCTGAGTCGGGGAGGGAGCTGGaggccacacaccccccccccccggcgtgtCTCTCTGGAGCGTTGTGTGTCTCTCCCCTTGCAGGTGCCAGCTACGTCTTCATGGGCACGGTGGGGGCTGACGGGCAGGGCCTCCTCCCCCCCGGCAGTTTTGTGGTTCCCTTCCGCCAGCAGCAGCACCAGATCCTCACCAACTTCATCAAGcgcccttgccctgccccaccgGCCAGGAACCGGACCTGAGCTCTCCTGCAGGCCCTCCGGGGGGGCCAGACCCGGCTCCCTGCGTTCAATAAAAGGGGGAAAGTGCCGCCGCTGGGCTCCTGGTCCTCATTTATCCctggccccccctccccgcctttccCTCTCCACACTCCCAGGGAGGGTCCACAGCGCtgtctggagggagggggaggggttgctgcTGCTACTGTGGGCAAATGAGCTCAGGGCTGGGCCGTGGGGGCTGCGTAGCCCCCTGCCCCCATCGCAAGGAGGAGTTCCTACCCAGGGCAGATCTCCTCCTGTGCAGCTGGCCCAGGGGCTGAGCTGTTGCCCAGAAGGgatggcggggtgggggtggggggtccagTTCTATCCGGGCCACAGATTGGCAGGCAGAGAGCAGCAGACCCCCAACCCAACTGGCAAAGAGTTTCACGACTCggtaacgggggtggggggggggagcctcccTCGAGGGCCGCGTAGGTGACGAGCGCCGCCTGGTGGCTGCCGGCGCAGCGGCCACGTGTGCCCACTCGCTCGGCCGCTCACCTCGGGGCCAGGAGGGCaccgggcgggggcggggcgagAGCGACGCCGGTTGTGGTGGCCGCTGTCCCCAGGCGACCCCGAGCCGGGGTCGTCCGCCGCCACCTGTTTGCCTCGGAGCGCGCCGGTCTGTCCTGGGGCCCCTCAGCCACGACGGACACGGGAGCGCGCAGCCTCGGcatggccggccggccggccccgGACCCACCGGGTGCCCTGCGCAGAGCCCGCCGCCTTGACccagacgccgccgccgccgccgcccctcccctcccgagTATCCCGCGCGAGGCGCACCGGTCAGGCTCACTCGGCGGCGGAGAGCGGCGGGGCGGAGCCTCCCCACCGGCGGCTCCGGGAGCCAGGCtgtggggcggggcttggacgCAGCGGGGGGCGGGAGGGACCTTCCGGCTGCACCTGCAGCCTCCGCgcaccgcctcccccccccccgccctcctgcGCGGCTCTGCCAGGCGAGTGAGTGAGTGGCTCTGCCGCATCAGCCGCGGCCGCAGCCTGCGcatccccgccccgccccgcgccagccagcctgcagccccctccctcccccggccccggcctgcctgcctgctcctcCCGCTCGGGACAGCCGGGAGCGGAGCGCGCCGCCGCCCCTCCGCCCGGGGAGGCCAGGAGAGCACCTtccgtccgtccctccgtccTTGGCTCGGCTCGGCAGACCGCAGTCCAGCAAGCGCGCGCCCGGGCGCTCCCGCCGCTCCCAGGGCCGGCTGCCCGCCTCGGAAGCGCTGGTCCTCCCGGCCGGCCGGGGCTCTAGTCTCGGCTGATGCCTCCGCCCCCCTCCGGCCCCCAGGCCCGCGCCAGCCAGCGGGGGGGCTGATCCCGGGGCCCGGCTGCAGGAGGGCAGCAGGCGGGGGGGGGCCGGGCTGTGgcatcccccctctgccgccatgggggtgggtgggcagctgCCCCTGCGGGCGGGCGAGCGGGGGGCCCTGCTGCTGCGCTCCAGCGAGGTGCCCGCCAGCGTGACGGAGAGCTTCATCCTGAGCGGCTACCGGTGCCCGGGCTACTCCTTCGGCCAGTGCCTGGTCTCGGCCTTCCAGCCCACCAACGAGACGGGCAACTTCTGGACCCACTTCCTGGCCGTCTTCGTCTTCGCTTTCCACTTCCTGGAGCAGTTCTGGAGTGACGGCTGGGGGTCCCGGGAGCTGCTGGACCCCTTCTACTACCCGCTCTGGAGCTACTTCCTGGGGGTCTGCGTCCTCCTGGTCGCCAGCAGCGTGGCCCACCTCTTCAACTCCATGTCCCTGGCCATCCGGGAGATCTGCTTCTACGTGGACTACGGGACCATCAGCGCCTACACGGTGGGCTCCTCCTTGGCCTACTTCTACTACATCCACCCGCCAGGAGCTCCGGCGCTGGCCCCCGGGGCCACCAACCTCTCTTCTGGCCCATGGGAGGGCGGGGAGGGCATCGGCTGGCTGGCTGCATGGGTGGGTCAGACGGGGGCCTGCTTTGAGGCCTTGTACGTGCCCGCCGCGTGCTTCATCGCCCTCTTCTGCACCTTGGCCTGCTGCATCACCCGCCACCGGTGGCCACGCCACCGCTACCTGATCCGCACGCTGGTCTTCTTGCTGCCGTTTCTGGTGGTTTCCATCCCTGTCTTCCGCAAGCTGTGGTGGGCCGGCCACGGAGGCCACGGGACCGGCCACTTCTTCATGCGCCACTGCTTCTGGCTGCTGGCCTCGGGGATCTTCAATGTCAGCAAGATCCCCGAGCGCTTCAGCCCCGGGAAATTTGACATCTGGGGCCACAGCCACCAGTGGTTCCACTGCTGCACCTTCATGAGCATCCTGGAGGAACTCCACATGATCCGGGGGGAGATCCGGGCGCTGGGCACGGGGCCCAcccccccgccgctgccgctgctgctgcccagAGCGCCCACCTTCCTCGCCACCTTCGGCGTGATGCTGCTCTTGTTCCTGCTTCTGGCTGCTGTGGTGGGCTGGTTTGGAGTGGGGGCCTACGCCCACCAGAAGGACAGCGAGCGGAGGAAGGGGGACTGAGGCCAGCAGACGGACTTGGCCTTCTTGCTGGGGGGCTGCTGGGAGAGGCCCTGACTGGACCCCCTGCTGCTGCTTACAGCTGCCCCTGGATTGGACTAGAGGGTTTGTGAGCCGTGGAAAAGGGGAGAATAAAGCAGGCAATGAGCTGAGCTGTGGCTCCCGGAGATGTCctgctgcccccgccccctgTGCTGCTggatggggtgggaggtgggggggatggtCCTTGACAGCCAGCAAGCATCCGTGCCTCCCTGTGCAAAGATCCCTTCAACAGGGAGCGCGAAAGGAGAGGGAGACGGAAGCGGCTCTTGTTTTCCCAGTAGGCAAATCCACGACCTTCCCTGCTGGGCCAGATTTCCATGGGCggctggtggggctggggggcggggttgATGGAGGggcttccctggggggggggggtcccgccTGAGCTCCTGAGGCCAAATCCTGCTGGGAGGCACAAGTGGTCTgccttgggagggagggaagggctcATCCTGCTCCCATTTTATCACCCTTATTCCAAACAAAGttgtcccctttaaaaaaaatcaaagctctGCCCAAGGTCTTCCGAGGaggcctctctcagccccccgccccagcacaatTCCCAGGCTCACAGGAGGGCTTTTAATTCTTCCTAAatatatacatgcacacatgGTGTCGCGCTTCGTGCACAAAaatagggggaggggagaaaggcgcAGTAAAAATAGAACGTTTGGAAACTTGGGCTCCCCCCCCCAGACAGGCACGTTCAGCAGCTGGTGgctgctctgcccccccacccacccccacccccaccccctccccagggccacttgctccttctcccaccccccacccccatcacagaGAGAAATTGAGGTCAGTGCCGTGCAGCGTGACAGCTGCCAAAGGCAGGGCGGGGCCAACCGTGCCATCCTTTGCTGCTGTTTGAAGCTGGCTGCGGAGTCGGAGACTGGAAGCCTTTCCCCTGGGGTGGTCCGGGCACCCAGGGGGCGTCTCAAAAGTGCAGGTTTGGGGGCTTTGCTAGGAAGCTTCTTTCCTGCTCAGGGCCGTGCAGTTTGGCACCAGGGCGTTGGGGCCACACCGAGCATCTAGCCCACCCTGTGCTTAATGCAGCAGCTGTCTAGAGTGCTTTCGGGTCCATCCCTCCGGGGCATGTGAGTTAAGGGGGCAGAGCTGCCGTTCTCTTGCCTCCCCCTTcctaaaagaaaagagagagaggcagcatcCCTTTTGGCTTCTTATTTCAGCGCCAGATGACCAGGCCAGCTGAGCTGATGATGCCCCATCagcctgagaggaggaggaggaggagaggaggagtttggatgtatatcccccctttctctcctgcaggagactcaaaggggctgacaatctcctggcccttccgccctcacaacaaacaccctgtgaggtgggtggggctgggagagctccgagaagctgtgactggcccaaggtcacccagctggcgtgtgtgggagtgcacaggctaatatgaatcccccagagaagcctccacagctcaggcggcagagctggagatcaaacctggttcctccagattagatacacgagctcttaacctcctgcgccactgctgcctgAGCCCTGTGGGAGGCTGGCCGAGTTTGCTTTCCTCTAAATCCGGCCCGCTTGGGTGCCGAGTGCGGCTCCTCAGCACAGGCCACCCCGTCCTTCTTGTtattcatagaaccatagagttggaagagggcaCACAGGCCCTCAAGGGCAGCCCCCTGCACTGCAGGAAGACCCAGCCAAGGAGCGGGCATCAGGACGCGCAGAAGCTGCTGCTACAAGCCCAGCACTTCTCAGTtccttggtgggaggggggctcctGGGAGCCACGGCCCCTGAGAGCAAACCGGGGTGGGCAGTTTCCTGCATGCAAATGGCCTCTTCTTCCAGCTTCCTGTGCTCCCCCTGCAGCCCCAGAGCGTCCTCCACCTCtcttctaccccccacccccatgagggAGGGCTCTGGTTTCCTGGCAAGgggtggcttgcttctgagtccaGACTCTGGTCTGAGGGGGCTCCTGCATGAATCCACCTGGCAGGGAGGGTGCCGCCTCTACCTGGACCCACACAATAGCTGTGGCTGGCCTCACAGACCTTCCCCCCACTGAAAGCTTTGCCCCACATCTCTTTTCAGTGGTCAGCACGGAGGAAAACTGCCTCAGAGCCTGTGCAGACTGCCTTcaggcagacccccccccccccgggccaccTGGCTCACGGTGTCCTCTGACTGGCAGAGAGAGGCCTTCTGTCCCTGCTGTGTGGTCTGAGGGACCTCCTGGAGCAACGGCCTCCCTctacttctcccttccccccccccccatgaagctGCCAAGTGGCCACCCAGAAGCGCCTGGCAGGGTCCTCGGGTGCAGGGCAGACTTAGCCCCTGGATCAGAGGGCACTTCTCGCTGGCCCTTTGTCCCTCCTGCGAGAGACGTGGCACCGCAGAGCATTTCAGCTGAGAAAGCAACttttgagctgctgctgctgctgcagatacAAGCAGTGCCCCCGTTATCTCGTGCCCTGTGCTGAGGCGTGGCTGGCCCTTCCTCCAACGGCTGCCCCCTCTCCATTAATttgttgcatttatatcctgcccttctccccaAGGAGGACTACACTCAACTTACCTCAATCTCCCCCCTCAGTTTTATCCTCTCAGCAACCTTGTGGTGTAGGCCAGACTAGGAGTTGGGTCTGGTGCAGTGTTGGATAGTGAGGCTCCgtggcaggcggggggggggggtctcccagatcctagcctgagaCTTCAACCTGCGttggcgggtgggggtgggggggaggcagcagcagggagagagagatcgCTCCGTGGTCGTTATTCTCTTGATTGTTAATCATTAATTGGCTGAACGGTCAAATTCTAGTCCAGGAGCACACTGGAGGCCAACAGGAGCGGAGGCTCCTTCCCCAGACTCTCAAATCCCTGCAAAGCTCTTGGGTGGGCCAGAccaaaaaggggcttggacagatttatggaggagaagtcaatctatggctaccaatcttgatcctccttgatctgaaattgcaaatgccttgacagaccaggtgctcgggagcagcagcggaaggccattgctttcacatccagcctgtgagctcccaaaggcacctggtgggccaatgtgagtagcagagagctgggctagatggaagCAGGCTCCTCCTTATGTTCTCATGGCTGCCCTGGGAAACTAGGTAGCAGGAGCCGTTCTAGAGACAGACGGGCAGGCAGGAGGCGAAGGCCCGGTCCAGCGGAAGTGGTTATGACATCTGTGCTTGTGGTTTATTTATTCCCAATTGTTCATTGTGAAGTCTTTCTTCTCTATCTCTTAATCACGATCCATGATGTGTGCAGGGGTCAGGAagaggggcaggagggagaggggtggggtggggggcacccgtGGCCAGCCAGCTAGCTGGACGGAGGGGAATCTCGGAGTTCAGCTGCCCGCTGGATCATGTCCAAAGCCTCCCAAAAGAAGTCCTTCTGGAACGTCATGAGGGGCATGGTGCCCACCGCTTCCTTCATCTTGGCCATGCGCCCCTCTAGCGTCGGGCACTTGTGCAGCTGGCTCAGGTATTCCTCGCACGCCCGGGCAGCCATGGCCTCTGTGTCGCTGGGGGGCAGCCCTGCCTTGCTGGCGGGCAGCTCGCGGTAGGCAGGCACTTCCTCGATGTCATGGCAAGACAG
Encoded here:
- the PCOLCE gene encoding procollagen C-endopeptidase enhancer 1; amino-acid sequence: MTPAALAPLLLPPLLLLCQVRPSRAQDPPAAPDANYTRPVFLCGGDLTGDSGYVASEGFPAHYPASRTCTWTLTVPEGQVVMLSFRVFDLEPDSVCRYDYLEVYNGHQAVNGQRLGRFCGTFRPGAILATSNRMMLKMVSDEGTSGRGFLVWYSGGLPHINENQFCGGKLEKPQGTLKTPNWPESDYPPGISCSWHIIAPMDKVIMLTFGKFDVEPDTYCRYDYVAVFNGGDRDDSQRIGKFCGDTSPSPVYSDGNELLVQFVSDLSVTADGFSASYLVKSRSELIDKAVPKPPSRVFPGTKPTQAGTRPGPAKPKPTSKPAGRPKQPPVQKPKPPKPRPNAAVPTATSPSEIVCPQQCRRMGTLMSNFCLRDFVITGTVKAAIRGAGSRVTAIVLPMNTYKAGTLSLPPTGSDAVLRLEVPCRQCAVLKKGASYVFMGTVGADGQGLLPPGSFVVPFRQQQHQILTNFIKRPCPAPPARNRT
- the LOC125444441 gene encoding membrane progestin receptor epsilon-like, with product MGVGGQLPLRAGERGALLLRSSEVPASVTESFILSGYRCPGYSFGQCLVSAFQPTNETGNFWTHFLAVFVFAFHFLEQFWSDGWGSRELLDPFYYPLWSYFLGVCVLLVASSVAHLFNSMSLAIREICFYVDYGTISAYTVGSSLAYFYYIHPPGAPALAPGATNLSSGPWEGGEGIGWLAAWVGQTGACFEALYVPAACFIALFCTLACCITRHRWPRHRYLIRTLVFLLPFLVVSIPVFRKLWWAGHGGHGTGHFFMRHCFWLLASGIFNVSKIPERFSPGKFDIWGHSHQWFHCCTFMSILEELHMIRGEIRALGTGPTPPPLPLLLPRAPTFLATFGVMLLLFLLLAAVVGWFGVGAYAHQKDSERRKGD